From Lysobacter silvisoli, the proteins below share one genomic window:
- the pcnB gene encoding polynucleotide adenylyltransferase PcnB — protein MQPTLRTIPREQHNVSRKEISPNALRVLYRLRDAGFGGYLVGGAVRDILVGGHPKDFDVATDATPEQVKSLFRNCRLIGRRFRLAHVVYGREIIEVATFRANSDDGSGDRETDNGGRLVRDNVYGSIEDDAVRRDFTANALYYAVEDFSVRDYVGGFEDVQNRLMRLIGDPETRYREDPVRMLRAVRLAAKLGFEIESGTAAPIPALAPLLREAAPARLFEECLKLFLSGHAVQSFLGLERYGLLPALLPETAAALASNRSGALRRMLLEGLKGTDTRVANDEPVSPAFLFAMLLWPAYCRALMALQAQGVHAVEAQRRAADRVTVHQLETIALPRRFSLPMQEIWLLQTRFSQRQRKRVFRLLSHPRFRAAYDFLNLRLAASDEHAADVAFWRDAQAKSGDELAAQLESQPAQATGEEGAGPRKRRRRRRHGGHEAPAAHDGE, from the coding sequence GTGCAGCCCACGCTGCGGACGATCCCGCGCGAGCAGCACAACGTCTCGCGCAAGGAAATCAGCCCCAACGCCCTGCGCGTGCTGTACCGGCTGCGCGATGCGGGCTTCGGCGGCTATCTGGTCGGCGGCGCGGTGCGCGACATCCTGGTCGGCGGCCATCCCAAGGATTTCGACGTCGCCACCGACGCGACCCCGGAGCAGGTCAAGAGCCTGTTCCGCAACTGCCGCCTGATCGGCCGCCGCTTCCGCCTGGCCCACGTGGTCTACGGCCGCGAGATCATCGAGGTCGCCACCTTCCGCGCCAACAGCGACGACGGCAGCGGCGACCGCGAAACCGACAACGGCGGCCGGCTGGTGCGCGATAACGTCTACGGCAGCATCGAGGACGACGCGGTGCGTCGCGACTTCACCGCCAACGCGCTGTACTACGCGGTCGAAGACTTCTCGGTGCGCGACTACGTCGGCGGCTTCGAGGACGTGCAGAACCGGTTGATGCGCCTGATCGGCGATCCGGAAACGCGTTACCGCGAAGACCCGGTGCGCATGCTGCGCGCGGTGCGCCTGGCGGCCAAGCTGGGCTTCGAGATCGAAAGCGGCACCGCCGCGCCGATTCCGGCGCTGGCGCCGCTGCTGCGCGAAGCCGCGCCGGCGCGTTTGTTCGAGGAATGCCTGAAGCTGTTCCTGTCCGGCCATGCCGTGCAGAGCTTCCTGGGCCTGGAGCGCTACGGCCTGCTGCCGGCGCTGCTGCCCGAAACCGCCGCCGCGCTCGCGTCCAACCGCAGCGGCGCGCTGCGGCGCATGCTGCTGGAAGGCCTGAAGGGCACCGATACCCGCGTGGCCAACGACGAGCCGGTCTCGCCGGCGTTCCTGTTCGCCATGCTGCTGTGGCCGGCCTACTGCCGCGCGCTGATGGCGCTGCAGGCGCAGGGCGTGCACGCGGTGGAAGCGCAGCGCCGCGCCGCCGACCGGGTCACCGTGCACCAGCTCGAAACCATCGCCCTGCCGCGGCGCTTCTCGCTGCCGATGCAGGAGATCTGGCTGCTGCAGACGCGCTTCTCGCAGCGCCAGCGCAAGCGCGTGTTCCGCCTGCTCTCGCACCCGCGCTTCCGCGCCGCCTACGACTTCCTCAACCTGCGCCTGGCCGCGTCCGACGAGCACGCCGCCGACGTCGCGTTCTGGCGCGACGCCCAGGCCAAGTCCGGCGACGAGCTGGCCGCGCAGCTGGAATCGCAGCCGGCGCAGGCCACGGGCGAGGAGGGCGCCGGTCCGCGCAAGCGCCGCCGCCGCCGTCGCCACGGCGGCCACGAGGCTCCGGCCGCGCACGACGGCGAATGA
- the fdxA gene encoding ferredoxin FdxA yields MPFVVTENCIKCKYTDCVEVCPVDCFHEGPNFLVIDPDECIDCTLCEPECPINAIYPEDDVPAGQEAFVALNAELAKAWPVITTRKDGLPDSKEWEGKTGKIDLLER; encoded by the coding sequence ATGCCCTTCGTCGTCACCGAGAACTGCATCAAGTGCAAGTACACCGACTGCGTCGAGGTGTGCCCGGTCGACTGTTTCCACGAAGGCCCGAATTTCCTGGTGATCGATCCGGACGAGTGCATCGACTGCACCCTGTGCGAGCCGGAGTGCCCGATCAACGCGATCTACCCCGAGGACGACGTGCCCGCCGGCCAGGAGGCCTTCGTCGCCCTCAACGCCGAGTTGGCCAAGGCCTGGCCGGTGATCACCACGCGCAAGGACGGCCTGCCCGACTCCAAGGAGTGGGAAGGCAAGACCGGCAAGATCGATTTGCTGGAGCGCTGA
- the dapA gene encoding 4-hydroxy-tetrahydrodipicolinate synthase — translation MRLSGSITALATPFDAAGELDLDAWHALLDAQLAGGTQAVVVAGSTGEAAALHEPEYETLLRTAVERVAGRVPVLAGTGLSNTAKNLELNRRVAALGADAALVVTPPYVRPTQAGLVAHYRALADDGALPIVLYNVPGRTGCDLLPETVAQLAGHPRIVGIKEARSEAERMTALLALRDDGFAVLSGDDPTACRAMLAGADGVVSVASNVVPAAFARLAELARGGRRDEAQAWDAQLAPLYDFLGVESNPIPVKAVLALQGVGHGLRLPLTPLSAQHRNAAASAHALSRQLEHDCRAARAA, via the coding sequence TTGCGACTTTCCGGCAGCATCACCGCGCTGGCCACGCCGTTCGACGCGGCCGGCGAACTCGATCTGGACGCCTGGCATGCCCTGCTGGACGCCCAGCTCGCGGGCGGCACCCAGGCCGTGGTCGTCGCCGGTTCCACCGGCGAGGCCGCGGCCTTGCACGAACCCGAATACGAAACCCTGCTGCGCACCGCGGTGGAGCGGGTGGCCGGGCGCGTGCCGGTGCTGGCCGGCACCGGCCTGTCCAACACCGCCAAGAACCTGGAACTCAACCGCCGCGTGGCCGCCCTCGGCGCCGACGCCGCGCTGGTGGTCACGCCGCCCTACGTGCGGCCCACCCAGGCCGGCCTGGTCGCGCATTACCGCGCGCTGGCCGACGATGGCGCGCTGCCGATCGTGCTCTACAACGTGCCCGGCCGCACCGGCTGCGACCTGCTGCCGGAGACCGTGGCGCAACTGGCCGGGCATCCGCGCATCGTCGGCATCAAGGAAGCGCGCAGCGAGGCCGAGCGCATGACCGCGCTGCTGGCGCTGCGCGACGACGGCTTCGCCGTGCTCAGCGGCGACGATCCCACCGCCTGCCGCGCCATGCTGGCCGGCGCCGACGGCGTGGTGTCGGTGGCGTCCAATGTGGTGCCGGCCGCGTTCGCGCGCCTGGCCGAGCTGGCCCGCGGCGGCCGCCGCGACGAGGCCCAGGCCTGGGACGCGCAGCTGGCGCCGCTGTACGACTTCCTGGGCGTGGAGTCCAACCCGATACCGGTGAAGGCGGTGCTGGCGCTGCAAGGCGTCGGCCACGGCCTGCGCCTGCCGCTGACGCCCTTGTCGGCGCAACACCGCAACGCAGCCGCCAGCGCCCACGCGCTGTCGCGCCAACTCGAACACGATTGCCGCGCCGCGCGCGCGGCCTGA
- a CDS encoding glycine cleavage system protein R, translating into MTDSAARPSPNENHLLINAYTTHPESPLLSVTRRIADSGCNLVDARLSTVGRDVSVTALAVGSWDAVAKLEAMLTRLEREEGLKLVWYRTGPKQVQSNLLPYIVEVVAADKPGILFQLADFFDRQGITIESLHCSRYRAMQTGADMFSAQVTIGVPSSMHIAALRDDFLEFCDHLNLDAIMDPMKF; encoded by the coding sequence TTGACCGATTCCGCTGCCCGGCCGTCGCCGAACGAAAACCACCTCCTGATCAACGCCTATACGACGCATCCGGAGTCGCCGCTGCTGTCGGTGACGCGCCGGATCGCCGATTCGGGCTGCAATCTGGTCGACGCGCGCCTGTCCACGGTGGGCCGCGACGTGTCGGTGACCGCGCTGGCGGTGGGTTCCTGGGACGCGGTGGCCAAGCTGGAAGCCATGCTGACCCGCCTGGAACGCGAGGAAGGCCTGAAGCTGGTGTGGTACCGCACCGGCCCCAAGCAGGTGCAGTCCAACCTGCTGCCCTACATCGTCGAAGTGGTCGCCGCGGACAAGCCCGGCATCCTGTTCCAGCTGGCCGACTTCTTCGACCGCCAAGGCATCACCATCGAGAGCCTGCATTGCTCGCGCTACCGCGCCATGCAGACCGGCGCCGACATGTTCTCGGCCCAGGTCACCATCGGCGTGCCCTCGAGCATGCACATCGCCGCGCTGCGGGACGATTTCCTGGAGTTCTGCGATCACCTGAATCTCGACGCCATCATGGACCCGATGAAGTTCTGA
- a CDS encoding peroxiredoxin: MLDTGDRLDKTVSILPLALSSGVSARLKDYAGGWLVLYFYPKDSTPGCTTEGLDFNALLPKFKKLGATVLGVSRDSLKSHQNFCAKQGFKFDLVSDGDEALCNAFGVIKEKSLYGRKYIGIERSTFLIDPKGVIAQSWRPVKVPGHAQAVLDALKAAQTQ; this comes from the coding sequence ATGCTCGACACCGGCGACCGCCTAGACAAGACCGTTTCCATCCTGCCCCTGGCGCTGTCCAGCGGCGTCAGCGCGCGATTGAAGGACTACGCCGGCGGCTGGCTGGTGCTGTACTTCTACCCCAAGGACAGCACCCCGGGCTGCACCACCGAAGGCCTGGACTTCAACGCCTTGCTGCCCAAGTTCAAGAAGCTCGGCGCCACCGTGCTGGGCGTGTCGCGCGACTCGCTCAAGTCGCACCAGAACTTCTGCGCCAAGCAGGGCTTCAAGTTCGACCTGGTCAGCGACGGCGACGAGGCCTTGTGCAACGCCTTCGGCGTGATCAAGGAAAAGAGCCTGTACGGCCGCAAGTACATCGGCATCGAACGCAGCACCTTCCTGATCGATCCCAAGGGCGTCATCGCCCAGTCATGGCGGCCGGTGAAAGTGCCCGGCCATGCCCAGGCCGTGCTAGACGCACTGAAGGCTGCACAGACCCAGTGA
- a CDS encoding PhoH family protein: MTRSKRIYVLDTNVLMHDPTALFKFEEHDVYLPMQVIEELDNGKKGTSEASRNARQVSRFLNELIEAEGTDKIATGISLVRPQGLQLRGAQSIGKLRFQTGSFDAGKRFGAVIPDNHILGSILALKESEPGVPVVLVSKDINLRIKASIAGIVSEDYENDRALDDFSLLYTGSTALPEDFWQRHGKDLKSWTEKGRTYYEIDRVGDEEWYPNQFLYLPGDEESELRVVKAGEERITLQIVDDYRHNQHAVWGIIARNREQNFALNALMDPEIDFVTLLGTAGTGKTLLALAAGLAQTMDQQRYREIIMTRATVSVGEDIGFLPGTEEEKMTPWMGALTDNLEVLTHNQDGGAWGRAATNDLLASRIKIRSMNFMRGRTFLSRWLILDEAQNLTPKQMKTLITRAGPGTKIVCLGNVEQIDTPYLTETTSGLTYAVDRFKGWAHSAHITLRRGERSRLADYASEVL, encoded by the coding sequence ATGACCCGAAGCAAGCGCATTTACGTACTCGACACCAACGTGCTGATGCACGACCCGACCGCGCTGTTCAAGTTCGAGGAGCACGATGTCTACCTGCCCATGCAGGTGATCGAGGAGCTCGACAACGGCAAGAAAGGCACGTCCGAAGCCAGCCGCAACGCGCGCCAGGTCAGCCGTTTCCTCAACGAACTGATCGAGGCCGAGGGCACCGACAAGATCGCCACCGGCATCTCGCTGGTCCGCCCGCAGGGGCTGCAGCTGCGCGGCGCGCAGAGCATCGGCAAGCTGCGCTTCCAGACCGGCTCCTTCGACGCCGGCAAGCGCTTCGGCGCGGTGATCCCGGACAACCACATCCTGGGCTCGATCCTGGCGCTGAAGGAAAGCGAGCCCGGCGTGCCGGTGGTGCTGGTGTCCAAGGACATCAACCTGCGCATCAAGGCCTCGATCGCGGGGATCGTGTCGGAGGACTACGAGAACGACCGCGCGCTGGACGATTTCAGCCTGCTCTACACCGGCTCCACCGCCCTGCCCGAGGACTTCTGGCAGCGCCACGGCAAGGACCTCAAGTCCTGGACCGAGAAGGGCCGCACCTATTACGAGATCGATCGCGTCGGCGACGAGGAGTGGTACCCGAACCAGTTCCTGTACCTGCCCGGCGACGAGGAGTCCGAGCTGCGCGTGGTCAAGGCCGGCGAGGAACGCATCACCCTGCAGATCGTCGACGACTACCGCCACAACCAGCATGCGGTGTGGGGCATCATCGCGCGCAACCGCGAGCAGAACTTCGCGCTCAACGCGCTGATGGACCCGGAGATCGACTTCGTCACCCTGCTCGGTACCGCCGGCACCGGCAAGACCCTGCTGGCGCTGGCCGCGGGCCTGGCCCAGACCATGGACCAGCAGCGCTACCGCGAGATCATCATGACCCGCGCCACGGTCAGCGTGGGCGAGGACATCGGCTTCCTGCCCGGCACCGAGGAAGAGAAGATGACGCCGTGGATGGGCGCGCTCACCGACAACCTGGAAGTGCTGACCCACAACCAGGACGGCGGCGCCTGGGGCCGCGCGGCCACCAACGACCTGCTGGCCTCGCGCATCAAGATCCGCTCGATGAACTTCATGCGCGGACGCACCTTCCTCAGCCGCTGGCTGATCCTGGACGAAGCGCAGAACCTGACGCCCAAGCAGATGAAAACTTTGATCACGCGCGCCGGTCCCGGCACCAAGATCGTCTGCCTGGGCAATGTCGAGCAGATCGACACGCCCTACCTGACCGAGACCACCTCGGGCCTCACCTACGCGGTCGACCGCTTCAAGGGTTGGGCGCACAGCGCCCACATCACCCTGCGCCGCGGCGAGCGCTCGCGCCTGGCCGACTACGCGTCGGAAGTGCTGTAA
- a CDS encoding helix-turn-helix domain-containing protein, with translation MAALPERIRRARTLSRISQLALANSVGVQRSAVAQWERKDGSHPSMHHLIAIAVATGVCLEWLGTGRGPVKPGEDAWTPAMRTDDYAQDDVESECLDSLRKIPFQIRKQLVGIITLVSRNF, from the coding sequence ATGGCGGCTTTACCCGAGCGTATACGGCGCGCTCGTACCTTGTCCCGGATTTCACAACTCGCCCTGGCCAACTCGGTTGGCGTGCAACGCAGTGCGGTGGCGCAGTGGGAGCGCAAGGACGGCAGCCATCCTTCGATGCATCATTTGATCGCGATTGCAGTAGCCACGGGCGTTTGCCTGGAATGGCTGGGCACCGGGCGCGGGCCGGTCAAGCCCGGAGAGGACGCCTGGACCCCGGCCATGCGCACCGACGATTACGCCCAAGACGATGTGGAATCGGAGTGCCTGGACTCGCTGCGGAAAATCCCATTTCAGATCAGAAAACAATTGGTCGGGATTATTACCCTGGTTTCGCGCAATTTCTGA
- the thiD gene encoding bifunctional hydroxymethylpyrimidine kinase/phosphomethylpyrimidine kinase: MTAVPLSAPPAAALTIAGSDSGGGAGIQADLKTFAAHRVHGLSAIAALTAQHTRGVTAVHVPDPGFLRAQIDACFDDFAVAAVKLGMLATADVIHTVADALERYRPAHVVLDPVMVATSGARLLETDALHALRTRLLPLADVLTPNLPEAELLLGQPLPDAAAMREAIAALRAQGARAVLLKGGHLPGEGDVIDTLGDDEGLLTWAHPRLRLEAHGTGCTLASAVAANLARGRGLRDSVAAATDYVHAALRGGYRPGRGDVVVLDHFGAAAHD; this comes from the coding sequence ATGACCGCCGTTCCGCTTTCCGCCCCCCCGGCGGCCGCCCTCACCATCGCCGGGTCCGATTCCGGTGGCGGTGCCGGCATCCAGGCCGACCTCAAGACCTTCGCGGCCCACCGCGTGCACGGCCTCAGCGCCATCGCCGCCCTCACCGCCCAGCACACCCGAGGCGTGACCGCGGTGCACGTGCCCGACCCGGGCTTCCTGCGCGCGCAGATCGATGCCTGCTTCGACGATTTCGCGGTCGCCGCGGTCAAGCTGGGGATGCTGGCCACGGCCGACGTGATCCACACCGTGGCCGACGCGCTGGAGCGTTACCGGCCCGCGCACGTGGTGCTGGACCCGGTGATGGTGGCGACCTCCGGCGCGCGCCTGCTGGAAACCGATGCCTTGCACGCGCTGCGCACGCGCCTGCTGCCGTTGGCCGACGTGCTGACCCCCAACCTGCCCGAAGCCGAACTGCTGCTGGGCCAGCCCCTACCCGACGCCGCCGCCATGCGCGAGGCGATCGCCGCGTTGCGCGCGCAAGGCGCGCGCGCGGTGCTGCTCAAGGGCGGGCATCTGCCCGGCGAGGGCGACGTGATCGACACCCTCGGCGACGACGAAGGTCTGCTGACCTGGGCCCATCCACGCCTGCGCCTGGAAGCGCATGGCACCGGCTGCACCCTGGCTTCGGCCGTGGCCGCCAACCTCGCCCGTGGCCGCGGCCTGCGCGACAGCGTCGCCGCCGCGACCGACTACGTGCACGCCGCGCTGCGCGGCGGCTACCGCCCCGGGCGCGGCGACGTCGTCGTGCTGGACCACTTCGGCGCCGCAGCGCATGACTGA
- a CDS encoding alpha/beta hydrolase family protein encodes MTDAIEALDLALSADDGHQWRLLARVPAAATASLLWLPALGVAAKHYLPYAEALAARSVAVFVHEWRGNGSSNLRPGRRQNWGYRELLLRDLPVSAAAAAERLPHTERILGGHSLGGQLACCRLGLLAQAGATDAPTQLWLVASGAPYWRAFPPRSRWWLPFAYRLLPWLAERRGALPGRRIGFGGDEARGLIRDWSRSALSGRYAAVGLDADLEAAMAQVQVQAHSVVLDDDWLAPESSLRYLLSKLPQAQARIDTLGARDLGVRADHFAWLKQPQAVVAALLAR; translated from the coding sequence ATGACTGACGCGATCGAAGCCCTGGACCTGGCGCTGTCGGCCGACGACGGCCATCAGTGGCGCCTGCTCGCGCGCGTGCCGGCCGCAGCGACCGCGTCGCTGCTGTGGCTGCCCGCGCTAGGCGTGGCCGCCAAGCACTACCTGCCCTATGCCGAAGCGCTGGCCGCACGCAGCGTGGCGGTATTCGTGCACGAGTGGCGCGGCAACGGCAGCAGCAACCTGCGGCCGGGCCGCCGGCAGAACTGGGGCTATCGCGAACTGCTGCTGCGCGATCTGCCGGTCAGCGCGGCGGCGGCGGCCGAGCGTTTGCCGCACACCGAACGCATCCTGGGCGGGCATAGCCTGGGCGGCCAGCTCGCCTGCTGCCGCTTGGGCTTGCTGGCGCAGGCCGGCGCCACCGACGCGCCGACGCAGCTGTGGCTGGTGGCCAGCGGCGCGCCTTACTGGCGTGCGTTTCCGCCGCGCTCGCGCTGGTGGCTGCCGTTCGCCTATCGGCTGCTGCCGTGGCTGGCCGAACGCCGGGGCGCCCTGCCCGGCCGCCGCATCGGTTTCGGCGGCGACGAGGCGCGCGGCCTGATCCGCGACTGGTCGCGCAGCGCGCTCAGCGGCCGCTACGCCGCCGTTGGGCTGGACGCCGACTTGGAAGCGGCGATGGCCCAGGTCCAGGTGCAAGCGCACAGCGTGGTGCTGGACGACGACTGGCTGGCGCCGGAATCGTCGCTGCGCTATCTGTTGTCGAAACTGCCGCAGGCACAGGCCCGCATCGACACCTTGGGCGCGCGCGACCTGGGCGTGCGCGCCGACCACTTCGCCTGGCTCAAGCAGCCGCAGGCGGTAGTCGCGGCCCTGCTCGCGCGCTGA
- a CDS encoding TorF family putative porin, giving the protein MPMQPPRPRQARLPLIFAVGGALALLTLGARADAATLTGNAALTSDYVWRGSSQSRGDPAVQAGFKLAGDSGVYASVWGSSVEFAPSTHASSELDFTLGWAGQLAPDWTLDANLLHYRYPGTTADLNWTELNGTLTYADRYWLALGYSNRALGGRDAGLYTQLGARLPVNERLRFEAAAGYYRFDRDARSTLQDGYAHGQLSAIWAVKAPLELRLSAHATDRDAERLFGDDYAGDRIEAALQASF; this is encoded by the coding sequence ATGCCGATGCAACCGCCGCGCCCGCGCCAGGCGCGCCTTCCCCTGATCTTCGCCGTGGGCGGCGCCCTGGCGCTGCTGACGCTGGGCGCGCGCGCCGACGCCGCCACGCTCACGGGCAACGCCGCGCTGACCAGCGACTACGTCTGGCGCGGCAGCAGCCAAAGCCGGGGCGACCCGGCCGTGCAAGCCGGCTTCAAGCTCGCCGGCGACTCCGGGGTGTATGCCTCGGTCTGGGGCTCGAGCGTGGAGTTCGCGCCCAGCACCCATGCCAGCAGCGAACTGGACTTCACCCTAGGCTGGGCCGGTCAGCTCGCGCCGGACTGGACGCTGGACGCGAACCTGCTGCATTACCGCTACCCCGGCACCACGGCCGATCTCAACTGGACCGAGCTCAACGGCACACTCACCTATGCCGACCGCTATTGGCTGGCGCTGGGCTATTCCAACCGCGCGCTGGGCGGCCGCGATGCGGGCCTCTACACACAGTTGGGCGCGCGCCTGCCCGTCAATGAGCGCCTGCGTTTCGAAGCCGCGGCCGGCTACTACCGATTCGACCGCGACGCCCGCAGCACGCTCCAGGACGGCTACGCGCACGGCCAGCTCAGCGCGATCTGGGCGGTGAAGGCGCCGCTGGAACTGCGTCTGAGCGCGCACGCCACCGACCGCGACGCCGAGCGCCTGTTCGGCGACGACTACGCCGGCGACCGCATCGAAGCGGCGCTGCAAGCGTCTTTCTGA
- a CDS encoding potassium-transporting ATPase subunit F, which yields MPGWLALVCAVSAVVAAAYLLYVVLRPEDF from the coding sequence ATGCCCGGCTGGCTGGCTTTGGTATGCGCGGTATCGGCGGTCGTGGCCGCTGCCTATCTGCTGTACGTGGTGTTGCGTCCGGAAGACTTCTGA
- the kdpA gene encoding potassium-transporting ATPase subunit KdpA — MIEILLVFALAIALGWPLGRYLAQVMRGAPSRLDRVFAPLERALYRALGIDPARGMSWRGYAWAFGWSNLVLAGLVWLQFMTQAWLPWNPDGVPNLRWDTALHTTVSFLTNTNQQHYSGQAQLSYLSQMVGIVGLQVATPMMGLAIVTATLRGLFGGREHARSDAGAASASNDRDLGNYWVDVTRASLRVMLPLCLLWALLLTWQGVPSTLQAGPTATPVDASAQMAEQKIPLGPVAAMVAAKQLGTNGGGWYGPNSAVPLENPTPLSNLLETLALILIPVAVTFMVGPFTGRRKLTALVFGSMLLMSVLSTGASVWSEAHSASSADAALIEGKETRFGASDSALWSALTTQSSNGSVNAMHDSLAPLTGGVAMVNMLVNAIWGGIGCGLQQFLVYLLLSVFLAGLMTGRTPELFGRKIEAPEVRLLALLILLQPLVVLGFSAVALAVPSIAGNSNPGFHGIGQVFYEYTSAFANNGSGFEGLGDASYWWNLSCAVVLALGRYPALIVPLAVAGLLARKRVAPEGSGTLHVETPTFALTLIAVIAILTVLQFLPALVLGPIADHLTLSAAAL, encoded by the coding sequence ATGATCGAGATCTTGTTGGTATTCGCGCTCGCCATCGCGCTGGGCTGGCCGCTGGGCCGGTACCTGGCGCAGGTGATGCGCGGCGCGCCCTCGCGGCTGGACCGGGTGTTCGCACCGCTGGAGCGCGCCCTGTACCGCGCCCTGGGCATCGACCCCGCGCGCGGCATGAGCTGGCGCGGTTACGCCTGGGCGTTCGGCTGGAGCAACCTGGTGCTGGCCGGGCTGGTGTGGCTGCAGTTCATGACCCAGGCCTGGCTGCCGTGGAACCCCGACGGCGTGCCCAACCTGCGCTGGGACACCGCGCTGCACACCACGGTCTCGTTCCTGACCAACACCAATCAGCAGCATTACTCCGGCCAGGCGCAGCTGAGCTATCTGTCGCAGATGGTCGGCATCGTCGGCTTGCAGGTGGCGACGCCGATGATGGGGTTGGCGATCGTGACCGCAACCTTACGCGGACTATTTGGCGGCCGGGAGCACGCTCGCTCCGATGCGGGTGCGGCATCCGCCTCCAATGACCGCGACCTCGGCAACTACTGGGTCGACGTCACCCGCGCCAGCCTGCGCGTCATGCTGCCGCTGTGCCTGCTGTGGGCGCTGCTGCTGACCTGGCAGGGCGTGCCGTCCACGCTGCAGGCCGGTCCCACGGCGACGCCGGTGGACGCCAGCGCGCAGATGGCCGAGCAGAAGATTCCGCTGGGCCCGGTCGCGGCCATGGTCGCGGCCAAGCAACTGGGCACCAACGGCGGCGGCTGGTACGGCCCCAACAGCGCGGTGCCGCTGGAGAACCCGACGCCGCTGTCGAACCTGCTGGAAACCCTGGCGCTGATCCTGATCCCGGTGGCCGTGACCTTCATGGTCGGGCCGTTCACCGGCCGGCGCAAACTGACCGCGTTGGTGTTCGGCAGCATGCTGCTGATGTCGGTGCTGTCCACCGGCGCCTCGGTGTGGTCGGAAGCGCACTCGGCCAGCAGCGCCGACGCCGCGCTGATAGAAGGCAAGGAGACCCGTTTCGGCGCCAGCGACTCGGCGCTGTGGTCGGCGCTGACCACGCAGAGCAGCAACGGGTCGGTCAACGCCATGCACGACTCGCTGGCGCCGCTGACCGGCGGCGTGGCCATGGTCAACATGCTGGTCAATGCGATCTGGGGCGGCATCGGCTGCGGCCTGCAGCAATTCCTGGTCTATCTGCTGCTGTCGGTGTTCCTGGCCGGGCTGATGACCGGACGCACGCCGGAGCTGTTCGGCCGCAAGATCGAAGCGCCGGAAGTGCGATTGCTGGCCCTGCTGATCCTGCTGCAGCCGCTGGTGGTGCTGGGCTTCAGCGCGGTCGCGCTGGCGGTTCCGTCGATCGCCGGCAACTCCAATCCGGGCTTCCACGGCATCGGCCAGGTGTTCTACGAGTACACCTCGGCCTTCGCCAACAACGGTTCGGGCTTCGAAGGCCTGGGCGACGCCAGCTATTGGTGGAACCTGAGTTGCGCCGTGGTCCTGGCGCTGGGCCGCTACCCGGCGCTGATCGTGCCGCTGGCCGTGGCCGGCCTGCTGGCGCGCAAGCGCGTGGCGCCGGAGGGCAGCGGCACCCTGCACGTGGAGACGCCGACCTTCGCCCTGACCCTGATCGCGGTGATCGCGATCCTGACCGTCCTGCAATTCCTGCCCGCGCTGGTGCTCGGCCCGATCGCCGACCACCTGACGCTGAGCGCCGCGGCGCTTTGA